A region from the Janthinobacterium agaricidamnosum genome encodes:
- the accB gene encoding acetyl-CoA carboxylase biotin carboxyl carrier protein — translation MDLRKLKTLIDLVAESDIAELEVTEGESKVRIVKSSAMPQNQMVMMQPQGMQAQYQPAAPAAAPAAAPAVVVAAEPTGYVVKSPMVGTFYRSSAPGSAAYVEVGSTVKEGDTLCIIEAMKLLNEIDSDKAGVVTQILVENGQPVEFGQPLFVIG, via the coding sequence ATGGATCTACGAAAACTCAAGACCTTGATCGACCTGGTCGCCGAATCGGATATCGCAGAGCTGGAAGTTACCGAAGGCGAAAGCAAGGTTCGCATCGTCAAATCGTCGGCCATGCCGCAAAACCAGATGGTCATGATGCAGCCGCAAGGCATGCAAGCGCAATACCAGCCAGCCGCGCCAGCCGCCGCTCCCGCTGCGGCACCTGCCGTCGTGGTCGCCGCCGAGCCAACGGGCTATGTGGTCAAGTCGCCGATGGTCGGCACCTTCTATCGTTCCTCCGCTCCTGGCAGCGCCGCCTATGTTGAAGTGGGCTCGACCGTCAAGGAAGGTGATACCCTGTGCATCATCGAAGCGATGAAGCTGCTGAATGAAATCGACTCCGATAAAGCCGGCGTCGTGACCCAGATCCTGGTCGAAAACGGCCAACCGGTCGAATTCGGTCAACCCTTGTTTGTGATCGGCTAA
- the accC gene encoding acetyl-CoA carboxylase biotin carboxylase subunit — MFEKILIANRGEIALRIQRACREMGIKTVVVHSEADKDAKYVKLADESVCIGPAQSTLSYLNMPAIISAAEVTDAQAIHPGYGFLSENADFAERVEKSGFVFIGPRSESIRLMGDKVSAKQTMIKAGVPCVPGSEGALPDDPKAIVQIARKIGYPVIIKAAGGGGGRGMRVVHTEAALINAVAMTKTEAGTAFGNPEVYMEKYLENPRHVEIQILADEHKNAVWLGERDCSMQRRHQKVIEEAPAPGIPRKLIEKIGDRCAEACRKIGYRGAGTFEFLYENGEFYFIEMNTRVQVEHPVTEMITGIDIVQEQIRIAAGEKLRFRQRDVLLSGHAIECRINAEDPFKFTPSPGKIVSWHAPGGPGIRVDSHAYAGYYVPPHYDSMIGKVIAYGATREQAIRRMQIALSEMVVEGINTNIALHRELMIDARFIEGGTNIHYLEQKLADMPDLGKNLNGGSPSIAKKSEIKAGA, encoded by the coding sequence ATGTTTGAAAAAATCCTGATTGCCAACCGTGGTGAAATTGCCCTCCGTATTCAGCGCGCCTGCCGCGAAATGGGCATTAAAACGGTTGTAGTCCACTCCGAAGCCGACAAGGACGCGAAATACGTCAAGCTGGCCGACGAATCCGTTTGTATCGGCCCGGCACAGTCGACCCTGAGCTACCTGAACATGCCCGCCATCATCAGCGCCGCTGAAGTGACGGATGCGCAAGCGATTCACCCAGGCTATGGCTTCCTGTCGGAAAATGCCGACTTTGCCGAACGCGTCGAGAAATCGGGCTTCGTCTTCATCGGTCCCCGCTCCGAATCGATCCGCCTGATGGGCGATAAAGTATCGGCCAAGCAAACCATGATCAAGGCTGGCGTACCGTGCGTACCCGGCTCCGAAGGCGCGTTGCCGGACGATCCGAAAGCGATCGTGCAAATTGCCCGCAAGATCGGCTACCCGGTCATCATCAAGGCCGCCGGCGGCGGTGGCGGACGCGGCATGCGCGTGGTGCACACGGAAGCGGCCCTGATCAACGCCGTGGCGATGACCAAGACGGAAGCGGGCACCGCTTTCGGCAACCCTGAAGTGTATATGGAGAAGTACCTGGAAAATCCGCGCCACGTGGAAATCCAGATCCTCGCCGACGAACACAAGAACGCCGTCTGGCTGGGCGAGCGCGACTGCTCCATGCAGCGCCGCCACCAGAAAGTGATCGAAGAAGCACCGGCGCCGGGCATCCCGCGCAAACTGATCGAGAAAATTGGCGACCGTTGCGCCGAAGCATGCCGCAAGATCGGCTACCGCGGCGCCGGCACGTTTGAATTCCTGTACGAAAACGGCGAGTTCTATTTCATTGAAATGAATACCCGCGTGCAAGTGGAGCATCCCGTCACCGAGATGATCACCGGCATCGACATCGTGCAAGAACAGATCCGCATCGCCGCCGGCGAAAAACTGCGTTTCCGCCAGCGCGACGTCTTGCTGTCGGGTCACGCCATCGAGTGCCGCATCAATGCGGAAGACCCGTTCAAGTTCACGCCATCGCCAGGCAAGATCGTGTCCTGGCATGCGCCGGGCGGCCCTGGCATCCGCGTCGACTCGCACGCCTACGCCGGCTACTATGTGCCGCCGCATTACGACTCGATGATCGGCAAAGTGATCGCTTACGGCGCCACGCGCGAACAAGCGATCCGCCGCATGCAGATCGCCCTGTCCGAAATGGTGGTCGAAGGCATCAACACGAATATCGCCCTGCACCGCGAACTGATGATCGACGCGCGCTTCATCGAAGGCGGCACCAACATTCACTATCTGGAACAGAAGCTGGCCGACATGCCGGACCTGGGCAAGAACCTGAATGGCGGC